The window aacgagaataacgatttttttcgatttcttaaGAAACTTTTTCGATCATGAATTCAGATTAGCACAAACATTAAGTTTTATTCGCTATTAAAAGTCGTGAATagctaaaaagaattttgctTCTATATTTCGTTCAATTCTAGAATCTTAGAATCTCGAAATTGAATCTCGACCTTTCATTCTTTCCTCTACTCCTACGGTaggaaagtgaaaataaaaattgatatgattCCCTTGGTAAttctatttgatttattttctggAAAAGCAGTTCTAGAAAACTTTCTATCGgttaaactattaattataatgaaaaaaagaattaaaggatatatataaaatgaaatccaTTAGGTTTAGTTGATTGAACTTGTTTCAAGAACTTTAAACAATGAATATTTCTGCACGAATGTGCTTACGTCATTCATGATCTTGCCTCTTAACAAATAACGTTATATTTTGCTGCAACCttgctataaaatattatattttctatgcaTTTATCGATGATTTTGCAACAAGTATACTCTATGtcgcaaaatattttgatatttagcTTACAATAAATACTTCTTCTGACGGACGTCATCATTGACATCTAGATCATTCTGTCTTAGATCATAATTGATCTTCGACCTGATGATTCAAGTCAAAAAAAAGAGctgctaatttttttcttcaataggtataacataaatatccCAAGTCAAATATAAAGGAATagtcaaaattattaacacgttttttttctttcctttttttttttttttttttttctgtgagAAAAAATCTCTTTACACGAGCATAACATGATGATTCTTAAGAAccaaagaagatatatatatatatatgttttgccGGGAAACGTGTTATaccatatttttgtataattaaaacaccTTGTATAACTCTGTGGATCTCTCATTATTACGTTTATTAGCAATGCGTTTAAAATCGCGAAAACTttctcatattataaatatactcgTCGTAAGAGAAACGGAAGAATCGAAACTGCGAggtaaatatcgattaatatacACAATCTGCAAGGGTTTCTGCGCGGAATAGCAAATTTATCATTCAGTTGTTACTTACATGGGATTATCAATAGTTTTTTTCGTTGTACACGCTTGCACATATGAAATTgtacatgatatatttttcgaaactatATTAATCCAGGAACATCGTCTGGGTCAATTCTTATCCACACGAATATACACTCGTTTCGTTTAGTCTCATTGCCTTATCTCTATACATTGAAACATTCGATGCTCCGATTAAAAATGACCTAACCATCATTAAAGTCAATTATTATAAGTCACGGGATTTATTTCGAtggacaataattattatctttgtatatttcacatttatgAAACCGAAAAATCTACAacgttagaaatttatatattgatataatagttattataatatatatatatgtgatttattaatatttgatagacGATAGCTCGTAGAATTGGCCAAGCCATGCGATAGAACGCgatcatgaaaaatttttctgttaAACGATGACCTGATGTCGAGCTCCGACGGCggccattttattaaaagaccGCGATATGACGTCACGTGGCCTACATGATAACCTTCACTTTTACATTCGAACGATATGCTTGCTTCTTCAAGCTCTGATGGCGGTTTTTTATTACACAGTGAGtataattatttggaaaatatttatcgtatgCAATATGATcgacaagaataaaaaaaaaaaaagtttgctcgcaaattaatatgataacgATATTGTTGGCGGGAAATTTGAAAGCAAATTCTCAAACATTGAAAAAGCTTCGATGaatttggataaatatatcgttttttaattaataattattgaattataatgcAATGGAAAttgttaatcaaataaataagagaATATCGAagctatttttatatcgtccTTTCTCGAACGAACAGGAACTAGATggcgagaaaaggaaaatcgatTCTGTAGCGTTATAAGTGACTATACATGCAATCATTAGTATTCTAAGATAACTGGTAAAACTAGTCTAGATATcacgaatttatatatgaatattttttttttaaatattataaacatttgtaattaaataaattcttttatggataaattatttattattaaaaaaaaataattaaaataacttatataaaaatgcgtAAAGTCTTTGGAAAGaccaataaaaagataatatcgcGATCCTCAACAGACTTTGAAGCGTGCAAAACGAAGCAAATAGAAGCGAAATAGAAAAACCAATAAGCTTGTAACTCGAACTAACTATTATTGACGATTCGCCTGGGAAACTACTCGAAAACTATCCAATTTCGTTTCGCCAATTTCCGTCGTTTctgatcaaatattaaaatgcgcTAAAATCCTGGCAGTGCGCACTATGAGATGTGATTCTGCGAATAAGAAATTATCCAaggaaaatagataaaagatcgatcgatccatcgGATCGATCAGTAATTATccgaaaaattctaattactttaagtaaaataaaaagtttaattttatctaattttttgttaGTCATTCTTATttgcgaattaatttttataaaattctccaatataattttattttcgagaatttttttatacagcaCAAAAACGTTTCAAGAGTGGTATTCTGATTTCTAAGAGAAGAAAGTAATCACCGaatcattaatcatttaagaaattttattcgatacttatacatattttaactttaatataatatactgttttatgatttaaaaattcctatgttgttatataattctatataattcatcaataaaaaataagaattcttcGATCTCTCTTTTTCATACATTCCatcaaaatgaaagaaaaatctttaacttttaatcaatatcttcttaattatcagtatatatcttaatatttatttgatatctagaacttcatttatataatctacATTACACGtgattatctaattatatgaaatttgaattatcattcaaatttcgttcaatttatacgaattcctttaaaacataatatatttgaaaatatattctgtacaatctcttcgatattttaataaaaatcctttcataagaatatatatttcttaaaatgaacaatttcttcaaaaatatatctcgaatCAGAATCGAATTTATCGTTACTGAGATCTAATTATAAACACTTCGTTCGTGTTAACCACGAATGCACGCGTGGCCGTAAAGTCTTCTTATGATTTTTTGCAAAACGTTCCTTCCGGGAAGCCGGCGAGAAGAACTATGAAAATCGATGAGCGGCCCGTAGATAACTTGGAGTGACTATTCGCGGAATCATCGTTCGCTCTAGGAGGAAGGAAGACGGGTGCAGGGAGCAGGCGAGGAATCGAGACCGCTGCGCAGAAACCGCGGTGGCGGCATCGTCGTGGTCTCATCGACCTAACCTACTTTAAGCCGAGAGACGCCTGCACGAGGACGACGGTGGCGCCGTCGCCCGAGGACGTCCGACGGCGACGCCACCAACTATATCTAACTGCCGTTCTCCAACGTCCTCGTACCAAGCTCCAcctcttcctcccctttctctcctcACTCCTCCGCTGCCtgtctccttctcctttttcttttctcttttattccctttctctcttcctactctccctctccctctccttcccccCTTGCTCTTCCTTTCTACTTTTCCATCATCACGTTCTATAACGCGATATATCCTCTTTTAGCCGCTTTTTCTCACCCTAATCGCGACAATAATCGAAAGCAAAAGAAGAACAGTTTTTCCAACATGTTCGTGGCGAACGATTTTCGAAAAGTTCGGCCGGCCAACCGACGATCGACCGACCTCGATGTATATTTCATCCAGTTGGCGGCCACCGCGAAAACAGTTCGATCGTGGCCATGGAGGATCTCCTCCAGAGAGAAGgttttcgtattattaatgtatcgCCTTTATGGATTATACGCATTTTCGCGATATGGTTCGGAGAAAACTTTACTCCGATGGATTTTGAGGAATTGTGTTAGGCAAAATGTGGCACGAAAGTAATACTTGTATGCTCAATGGGGTTAGAAAGATATCGTTAGGTCTTtgactataaaatattcgagaggTGGACGCTTACTTGTACGTATCACGCGAGCTAGTATGAGGGAGCAGAAATACTGACTAAATACGTGATATTTTTgttgatttaagaaaaatattcaaaatgtaattttatttttattattatttctaataagaaaaataagatgaaCGTATatgatgtattattattagaaaataattaaaattattagttagaATCTCTGATTGCatgaatacaaaattaatcaatcatttcaaaaaatacagATTAATCATCACATGTAAAGATAGTATTCATGAATAAAGATcgacaaaaaacaaaaaagaatctttttttagttttctacttttcaatcttttcttctgtatcaatcttttttcaaaattaaattgcatataatttgaaaaataaacttcagcaaatatttttacatatcaatttttgtactTGTTTCTAACTCTAGAATTATTatcctttaaaatttcaatctattttattcaaacaCTCTTTACAAAAATCTACTTTCAGTatctaaagaataaaaaataagagataatCATTTctcattcttattatatttcaattattaaaagaaaatttatctttaaatttatttttatatttatctttaaatgatgaaataataaataatatttaaccatgatttaatattaaatatagaacgcaatagataatttatttatagaaatgatAGACTAAACTTTATTTCAAATGTAatcttattcttataataaagcTTCATATCTCGTTGAcaataaaatcagaaattctaatatttcaaacgattagaataatatctgctcatgaaaatattcaatttttcccaatattttctcaatatcgtttcaaattttcctttttatcgtaCAATTTCTTCCAggttccaatttttttcctcgagacTAAAATCGTATAAGTAGAATGGCGTCGCTTCGGTCTCCAATGATCCGTGTTACGCAACACCGTCGTCTGTTCGGGTGAAAAATCTTTGCCAAGAACAAAGGGGAACATCGACTCGTTCCCGTTTTCTTTCCTCGCTCTTGCGCCAATCTGTATCGAGCAGATTTCCCATTCTTAGGTTTATTTAGACGTCGAATAGCCGTACAAGTTCGCGGAAGTTTTGCTCCATGACGCGGAGGAATATCGTGGCTGACCAACCCGCGGCGTATATTCGTACTTTTGCCGCGCATGATTCTCCGCTTCCAGGACATTAAATACGACGAAACGAACCGCTGAGTCAGAGTGAATCACCGATTCTGAGCCGAGGTGGTCGCGAGGGGGATGATACGAAGGCATTCCACGCGCGGAATTAACAGATTTGTATAGCCGATAAATGCGATAAGATGGAACGAATCTCGTGAAATAAGATACGACACGTCGATAAGATTTGTTTCCTGTATGCTCGCCTTGATGATTCCCCGATGCCTTGACATGGGAACTAAAATGGTTAATTTATGGAGATTAAGAAATTCATATTGTTTGAGCATTAGCAGTAAGTGAATTTTGATTGGATTACTCTGGGAAGATCgtgtattgaaattttaattatattgaaattttaatagtttctaTAAGCGTagtaatgtatttaatttattgaaataacaaatGGACTCTTTTTGACGAACAacttaaatactttttaaagattcatctcgaataaagatatttgattttaataattttaacaatttttacatatatcataTCCTTTTTCccatatattctattaaacgtattaatcattttacgtatattgttgttttttttaataagaaaaagattatttattttcaacagaaaatttaattcatcaggaataatttcaaattaaatttatcgtattaaattttgataaatgttcTTTCTTCACTTGTccaatatatttactatttcattataacgacatcttaattatttaaaaagaaagtagaACGCGTAATGAAAAACCATTCATTAGATTCTAGAAGTATGATAATATTCCGGATAGTTCTAACTGTACATTGTACTACAAAATAATCTCTTCACAAAGGCTTGAATCGATCTCActaagaaaggaagaaaataataaaataaaatagaaaaataactaAACGAAAAGTCATAACACACAACTTACTTCCCGATAACATAACTTTTCTCCTCGCAAATCGTCAAGAAAACCATCCTAATTATCCAACTTATCTCTGCGCCGTGTACACGTGATAACAAATACTACGAGCAGGTATAACTGCACCGAGAAATCGAGATTCCAGAACACCGATCTCGGTCAGAACCCCTTCCGATTCTTTTAAGTTGCGTTCGAAGTGGCCAGTTAGAAAACGCGCGCGGTTCAGGCGCGCCTTCTCCTGCAGGCTTGACTCATATAGTGAATCACATGCTCTTcaatctacatatatatatatatatacgtggtgTACCATACGATTCCAACTATTTCTCGTCGAGTTTAATTTCAGTCGGGCTCGTATTGCGCCGAGAATATTTCATAGACTGCAATTGTTAACGTAGCAAGTCTAAACGTCTAATAACAACGATGTTCGACTTTGCTTTGGAGTGAACGTCTACTACCGGTCCCGTTACCGCCATCTTTTTTTTAGGGCGGTTTCGAGGAAGCGTCCGGTCACGATCGAAAGTTGAGGAACGTTCAGAGAAAcgaatttctataattctacgttgaaaattttattttatcgatattgaaaCTGTTTTGCATAAGATTTCAACGATCGTTACTTATTTCTATACTCGAATCTATGattaaaacaattgaaatctttaattaataattttttatttaaatttttttgtattaatgatttaataattatatttctatttttcaatttgtttattaagatTATGTTTGAGAcagataatattgaaatattgtatagaCGTGTAGGATGATTGTATCTTTCGAAATCAtgcttcgattaaaaaaaaaggatgttTTCAGGAAAGAAAtctattggaaaattgaaatcgttTCCCTATAAAATTCCGTTATGTATACGGCTCTTGTCGACTATCAGAATTtcgacaatatttttcattttttatctaacAAGTCGTTAAGTGCAATTAAACGCAAACATAAATCGTTGTTAGTCGTCTGGATTTAACAGTGAAACATCGTTTACAACGCGTAAAAGCGGGAAATTGATGAACTGTTTTTGTACGCGGCTCGATTAACGTTATTGGCCGATACGGTATCGAGAATGATGACCGTGTGTACCCCTAGATGTTACGTGATTTCGTCCAGAAATTCGGCTCGTGAAAGCAACACCGCCTAAATTTAGAAAGTAGCCAGACCAGGCTCTAGCCTGGCTGGTTAGCTAGAGCAACTTTCATCCTAGAGTCAGAGTCACCAACACTGttagaatgaattttatcttgcaaaaattattaaagatcttaaataaatattaaaaatagatatttttgataaacgtttcgttgaaaaaaaggatatatataattttttatatgcatgAATCTTTACTCTTCAtgattgaagaaagaaagtt is drawn from Apis mellifera strain DH4 linkage group LG5, Amel_HAv3.1, whole genome shotgun sequence and contains these coding sequences:
- the LOC102655495 gene encoding uncharacterized protein LOC102655495, whose amino-acid sequence is MVFLTICEEKSYVIGNSHVKASGNHQGEHTGNKSYRRVVSYFTRFVPSYRIYRLYKSVNSARGMPSYHPPRDHLGSESVIHSDSAVRFVVFNVLEAENHARQKYEYTPRVGQPRYSSASWSKTSANLYGYSTSK